A section of the Phaseolus vulgaris cultivar G19833 chromosome 8, P. vulgaris v2.0, whole genome shotgun sequence genome encodes:
- the LOC137823925 gene encoding protein TIC 20-II, chloroplastic — translation MATLPLLRPSCFLPTPTLKPSLPRHTPFLPLKLKNGAVGARMSNTSPPPTERLISIAAYTLPFFNSLQYGHYLLAQYPKLAVLFDPVIPFLAFYRSIPYASFVAFFALYLGIVRNPSFPRYVRFNAMQAVTLDVLLVLPLLITRIFSPGRGPIMIWSNNAIFVFSMLCFLYGAASCVLGRTPHLPFVADAASRQI, via the coding sequence ATGGCTACTCTTCCCCTCCTCCGCCCAAGCTGCTTCCTTCCTACTCCCACCCTCAAACCCTCACTCCCCAGACACACACCCTTTCTCCCTCTCAAACTAAAAAACGGCGCCGTTGGGGCGCGCATGTCGAACACCTCTCCTCCGCCGACGGAGCGCCTCATCTCCATCGCCGCCTACACCCTCCCGTTCTTCAACTCTCTCCAGTACGGCCATTACCTCCTGGCGCAGTATCCTAAGCTCGCCGTGCTCTTCGATCCTGTCATCCCCTTCCTTGCCTTCTACAGATCCATCCCCTACGCCTCCTTCGTCGCCTTCTTCGCCCTCTACCTCGGCATCgtgcgaaaccctagctttcCCCGCTACGTCAGGTTCAACGCCATGCAAGCCGTCACCCTCGACGTTCTCCTCGTTCTGCCTCTCCTCATCACGCGCATCTTCTCCCCTGGCCGCGGCCCCATCATGATTTGGTCCAACAACGCCATTTTTGTCTTTAGCATGCTATGCTTCCTCTACGGCGCCGCTTCGTGTGTCTTGGGACGCACGCCGCATCTGCCCTTTGTCGCCGACGCTGCTTCCAGGCAAATATGA